A genome region from Clostridium pasteurianum includes the following:
- a CDS encoding DUF4363 family protein: MKNIVIALSLFIGIILMSFFSIKYINKTCGYFLDLNAKIQNSLKSGEYDKATSYLKTFENSWDKKSNTLSVYIHHAETDDISMEIEKLSQSIKYKEKKDAMESTHSLNFLIKHVVNLEKINIQNIF; encoded by the coding sequence ATGAAAAATATAGTTATAGCCTTGTCTCTATTCATAGGTATAATTTTAATGAGTTTCTTTTCAATAAAATACATAAATAAAACCTGTGGTTATTTTCTTGATTTAAATGCAAAAATACAAAACTCGCTAAAAAGCGGAGAATATGATAAAGCTACTTCCTACTTAAAAACATTTGAAAATAGTTGGGATAAAAAATCAAATACATTATCTGTCTACATTCATCACGCTGAGACTGATGATATAAGCATGGAAATTGAAAAGCTTTCTCAATCCATTAAATATAAAGAAAAAAAGGATGCTATGGAATCAACACATTCTTTAAACTTTTTAATTAAGCATGTAGTAAATCTTGAAAAAATAAACATTCAAAATATTTTTTAA
- a CDS encoding (2Fe-2S)-binding protein, whose amino-acid sequence MMNNTNEEIMDKLTKVCVCKAVSRYSIKKAIKHGAKTVEDVQKTTGAGSGGCCGKRCIPKIEELINSYTKNKCH is encoded by the coding sequence ATTATGAATAATACCAATGAAGAAATTATGGATAAATTGACTAAAGTATGTGTATGTAAAGCTGTATCAAGATATTCTATTAAAAAAGCAATAAAACACGGGGCAAAAACTGTTGAAGATGTTCAAAAAACTACGGGTGCTGGTTCCGGCGGCTGCTGTGGAAAAAGATGCATTCCTAAAATAGAAGAGCTCATAAATTCTTATACTAAAAATAAATGTCATTAA
- a CDS encoding ABC transporter permease translates to MNQGDFVNAKKIIKLNFIIWLIVFIAILVGSAYFNYMLSLEVPNMVEYKRISSNGITFQELNKVKEKCSNLNFTGYAENTCNVKNKYEVIPNKDIKTKVVLTDENFFQLYPYKLIDGGKLDYLSVKNGNRVAVISDNLANALYKTTKIVGDIIIINDEKYKIIGVYKTNKSFTYSMSDDGYERIMIPYSSYRVSDKKESLSVDVFTIRDTVQNNASKINNKLIEVVGSKLSLYSMLNYTISKKISFQYTLIMCFLVGSCGIIYFIKLLIKYIKEFNQLIKDNLKNKYFWCLVKENTKEILINIGKITICLVCIVLIFKLIKFNIVIQDSYLPADNIFDFEFYRKAIVKNVQLVNAKENGFSNIYNRYLTNITGIEKIALVEEILAFIFALINGVALIKSKYSYSVKYNFNLLKNDTVKKFIGM, encoded by the coding sequence ATGAATCAAGGTGATTTTGTGAATGCAAAAAAGATTATAAAATTAAATTTTATAATATGGTTAATTGTATTTATAGCAATATTAGTAGGAAGTGCTTATTTTAATTACATGCTAAGTCTAGAGGTTCCTAATATGGTAGAGTACAAAAGAATAAGCAGTAATGGTATAACGTTTCAAGAACTCAATAAAGTAAAAGAAAAATGTAGTAATTTAAATTTTACTGGATATGCTGAAAATACTTGTAATGTGAAAAATAAATACGAGGTTATACCTAATAAGGATATTAAAACAAAAGTAGTTTTGACAGATGAAAACTTTTTTCAATTATACCCATACAAATTAATAGATGGAGGGAAACTTGATTATTTATCAGTTAAAAATGGAAATAGAGTAGCAGTAATTAGTGATAATTTAGCAAATGCTCTGTATAAAACAACTAAAATAGTTGGAGATATAATTATTATTAATGATGAAAAGTATAAAATCATAGGAGTTTATAAAACGAATAAATCTTTTACTTACAGTATGTCAGATGATGGTTATGAAAGGATAATGATTCCATACTCTTCCTATAGGGTGTCGGATAAAAAAGAAAGTTTATCAGTTGATGTGTTTACAATTAGGGATACAGTTCAAAATAATGCAAGTAAAATAAATAATAAGTTAATAGAAGTAGTAGGAAGTAAGTTATCCTTATATAGTATGCTAAATTATACAATATCAAAAAAGATAAGTTTTCAGTATACATTAATAATGTGCTTTTTAGTTGGAAGTTGTGGGATAATATATTTTATAAAATTACTTATAAAATATATTAAGGAATTTAATCAATTAATTAAAGATAACTTAAAAAATAAGTATTTTTGGTGCTTAGTAAAAGAAAATACCAAAGAGATTTTAATTAATATTGGAAAAATTACTATATGTTTAGTATGTATTGTTCTTATATTTAAATTGATAAAATTTAATATAGTTATACAAGATAGCTACTTGCCAGCAGATAATATTTTTGATTTCGAATTTTATAGAAAGGCTATAGTAAAAAATGTTCAGTTAGTGAATGCTAAGGAAAACGGATTTAGTAATATTTATAACAGGTATTTAACTAATATTACTGGAATAGAAAAAATAGCATTAGTGGAAGAAATCTTAGCGTTTATTTTTGCTTTAATAAATGGTGTTGCATTGATAAAATCAAAATATAGCTATTCTGTAAAATATAATTTTAATTTATTAAAAAACGATACAGTTAAAAAATTTATAGGAATGTAA